From Nocardia sp. NBC_00416:
TCGCGAACCCCTCGCCCTCCCCCTTCAGCACATCGGTCAGCGGCACCCGGACATCGGTGAAATCGATTTCGGCGTGACCTTCGCGATCGACATACCCGAAGACCGGCAGATTACGCACGACGGTGACACCCGGCGCGTCGATCGGCACCACCATCATCGATTGCTGCCGGTGTTTCGGCGCGTCCGGATCGGTCTTGCCCATCACGATGAGCACTTTGCAGTGCGCGTGCATGGCGTTGGAGGCGAACCATTTGCGGCCGTTGAGCACGTAGTCGTCGCCGTCGCGCTCCATCCGCATTTCCACGTTCGTCGCATCGGAACTGGCGACCCCGGGCTCGGTCATCGCGAACGCGGACCGGATGGTTCCGTCGAGCAACGGTTCGAGCCAGCGCTGTTTGTGCTCCTCGGTACCGAAGAGGGTGAACACCTCCATATTGCCGGTGTCGGGGGCCGAACAGTTGCACGCCTCGGGCGCGAGCGCCGGGCTGCGGCCCATGATCTCGGCCAGCGGCGCGTACTCCAGGTTGGTCAGGCCGGGGCCCCATTCCGGATGCGGATGGAACAGATTCCACAGGTCGCGCTTCTTGGCCTCGATCTTGAGGTCCTCGAGGACCTGCGGCTGATGATGCGGATCGCCCGCCGCGGCCATCTGCTCGGCGTACACCGGCTCGGCCGGGTAGACGCATTCGTCCATGAACGTGAGCAGGGTGCGTCGGTACTCCCGGGCACGCTCGGTCGAGGTGAACAGTTCCACGAGAACTCCGATCTTCGGGGCGCGGCTCGATGCGCCGGCGGCAGCCGTTCGATGCTCTCCGACGGTAAACGAACTTGAATCCGGATTCAACTATTTTGGCGCCGCCTGCGGCGTCGCGGGGGTCGAGGCCCCCTTGGTCCCGGCGTTCAGCCCTCGAGACTCGAGGCTTCGCCTCATGCGCTTTCGAGGACTGAACGCCGGGACGGGCCTCAACCCTTCGGGGGTGCCTCGCTGAACTCGGCTCCAGGGTCGCGTCTCGCATACGGAACGGACCCACCGGGTGATCGACGGCCCGGCGCGAAGCCGACCTGGTGGCCGATCCGTTCTTCCGATGAACCTCGCGAAGGCGGCGTCCGAGCTCGCGTCAGGCCCGGATAGCGGGGCGGGCGGAACCGTCCCCGAATCCCAGCAGGGGCGCGCCCGGCGGGAAGGTCACCGGCAGTGCGGACAGGGACCGGTGAAAAGGTCCCGGCCGCCAGGCGGGCTCTCCGTCGGGGAATTCCGCGCGCATCTCCGGCAATGCGTCCAGCAGCTGATCGATGGCCCCTTCGGCGACGATGTAGGCCAGCGACTGCGCGGGGCAGGCGTGCGGACCGAGGCCCCAGGCCAGATGGGCGCGGTTACCCGTCAACTCCGACGCCCGGATGGACGGGTCGTTGTTGCAGGCGGCCATGCTTATCACGACCGGCTGATGGGCGGGCAGCCACACATCGTCGAGCAGGATGGGCATCCGCGGATAGGTGATCAGCAGATTCGCCAGCGGCGGGTCGTTGAACAACACCTCGTCCAGGGCGTCGCGTGAAGTCAAGTTCCCCCCCAGCACGCTGCCGCCGAACCGCTCGTCGGTGAGGATCAGCAGCAGGGTGTTGACGATCAGGTTCAGTTCGAACTCGATCCCGGTGCCGTACACCTGCGAGACATGGTGGGACACCTCCTCCTCGGTCAGCGCGACCGGATGCTGCAGCAGCACCGAGGTGATATCACGACCCGGCTCCGCACCTTTGAGCTGCACCAGATTCATCAGGGCCTCACCCAGCATCCGGCTACCCGCTTCGGCGTCCACCCCCTCCAGGAGGGCGGCGGTCCCGGCGGCGACCTGCTGTCCGATCTCCGGCGGGCACCCGAGCAGATAGTTGATCACCTGGAAGGCCAGCGGGAACACGTACTGCTGGATCAGTTCGGCGTGGCCGTCCTGACAGAACGAGTTGATCAGCGGGCCGGCGATGTTCTCGACGACGGTGTGGATCGCGTACATATCCACTTCGTCCATACTCGCCGTGATCGCCTGCCGGTAGCGCACGAACTCCTGACCGGCGCAGCGGCTGGCCATCGGCCGCCACTCCAGCAGCGGCAGGATCGGGCATTCGGCCGGAATATCCTTCTGCCACGTGCGCGGATCGGCCGGGAAACGCTCCGGATCGTTGAGCACGCGCAGCGCGGTCGAATAACCGATCACCAGGGTGGCCGGCACCCCGGGCGCCAGCTCCACCGGCGCCAGCGACCCGTACCTGGCGCGCATCTCGCGGTACACCCGATGCGGGTCGGCGGCGAACTCCGGAAGGTACAGCGGAACCCGCGGATCATCGGAATCGATCGGCGAACCGTGCACGACCGGGTGGGCTTGTCTTCGGTAGTCCGAGGTAGTCAAGGACGAAACTCCATGCCGTTCGGGGGTGGGGCCGATGGTTTTCCATCGGCCGGTCCCGGTTCGAGGCTCCTCCTGCGAACTGCTGACTCGAGCCGGAACCCCGCGATGGTACGACATCACTATTGCATGTGTTCGCTTTCAAATATGTTGTACGCCCGTCCTTTTCGGGCATTTCATGGGACTAGTCCGCACATTCGGGACCCCGGACCACGGTCGGCGGAAAGGGGTGCGGCCGAGGCCCGGGCATCGAAAAGCTCAGCCCCCGGCCGCTTTTCAGACACCCAGCGCATCCAGGGATTCATTGTCGTCGATCGCCGTGGTGATCCGTCGCATCAAGGTGAGACAGGTTTCGGTCGACTGCATCCGGGGCTGATAGGCCGCGCGCCCGATCGTGAAGGCCCATGCCGCGTACGCGAACATCGACTGCTGCCGGTAGATCAGCCACGCGTCGTCGAAGGCCGGCGCCGCACCGCCGGCCAGGGACAATTCCTCCAGGTACGCCGCGAGCAGATCCGGTGCCCACGCCCGCCGGTCCTCGGGTTCGCATCCGGAATTGACCGTGTAGGCGAAATCGTGCCCCCACCCGCCGCGCATGACGACCTGCCAGTCGACATAACCCATCCGCCCCTCGGCGGTCCGGTAGGTCTGCCCGATATGCGGGTCGCCGTGCAGCAGCGTATGCGGCAGATCACGGGTCGCCATGTCCACAGCCCGCTCCACCCCGGCCCACAGGCGCGCCGCCTGCCCTTTCAGGTTTTCCGGAACCACCTCGTCGGCCCGCTCCAGGCCCACCGCGCAGCGGGTCTTCATATCGATCGCCGCGAGATAGGCGCGCAGCGCCTCATTGGTCGTCTTGAGCACCTCGATCGCGGGATCCTCCCAGTACGTCCCGTGCACACGCGCGAGATTGCGGACCAGGTCCTCCATCTCGTCCCGGCCGATCGGCGCGGTGGGTTCGCTGAACACCGCACCCCGGGTCGCGGCGATATCCTCCATCAGCGCGATCGACCGCCACGAGGCGGGATCGGAGGCGCCCCAGTAACCGAGCGGCGCCTGGATATCGAGCTTCGGCCGGAAATCCCGGAAGAACCGGGTCTCACCGTCGATCATCTTCCCGCCGCCCAGCAGAATGCGCTGACTCAGCGATGTCGTGGTCTTGGCGAACAAGGCCTCCGGCAGCCCGGCCGTCTTCCCGGCGTCGTTGTACTCCACCCGTATGGCCACCCGGGTGGAGGTGCCGCTGCTGCCGCCCGCGATGTCGAACGAGACCACCTCGGCGCCGGGCGTCTCCCGGCACAGCACCGCGGTCAGCCATTCGGCCGTGAGCGCGGCGCCGGACGCGGGCACGTCCGCTATCGCGCGCGCCCGGTGCCCGGTGATCTTCTCTCCGAGAATATGCCCGCCGACCGCGGCGAGCCGACCGAGCAGCCAGAGCTTGTGATTCATTTCCGCCTCACTTTCCGGATGCGCGAGATACCGCGCACCGTGCCGGACCATCCGGTCCGGGCTTTCTATCGCATCGACGATTCTCGATCTTGCGCCATATTCCCAGTGCCGGAATGGGTTTCGACCGAAAGATATCCGGCCGACGGTTTCGGGCACACCGCCGGACCATCGAGACGGGCCGACGAGACGGGGCCGCGCGGCCCGATACCAGAACGAGACGCCGCGCACGCCGGAACCCGGCCGGAGCGGGAAATATAATCGGGTCACCGACCACAGTCGACGAAAGACGCCCTCGTATGGTGACGCTATCTGTTCGACATGTACCGGACGCGGTGTACCGCGCCCTGCGAGTGCGCGCGGTCAATCACGGACGCAGCACCGAAGCCGAGATCCTCGCCATTCTCGAGGACGTCGTGACGCGAGCCCCCGAAAGAGCCCGGCTGGGCTCGGTGCTGGCCGGTGAGCGCCCCGACGACGACTGGGAGAGCTCCGGACCGCACGCCCCGCCGGACGCACGGTGATCGACCGCGCCGGCTCCGCCGAGGGGTCGCCGGTCAGCCCGCGGTGAGGCCGCGCAGCACGATGTCGAGCCCACGGCGGAACTCCTCGTCCGGCGGCACCGATCTGGCGTCGGCCGCCGTGTGGGCGAGGTACGGGAAATCGGCCGGCCGGAGTTCGGACATGGTGATCGTGCCCGCCCCCGACAACGCGGCGTAGTGCTCGTTCTGCAGGAATCCGAGCAGGTAGCCGATCAGGGTGCGCTGTGCGACGACCCGGTCGGCGCCGGTGAATCCGCCGTCGGTGAGCACGGCGAGCATGGTGTCGATCAACCGTAGCGAGGCCCGCGCGGCCTGTCGGTGCCGCAGTATCAGCGGCACCGCGGCGGGATGTTTCGCGACCGCGACGCGCAGGCGGTCCATCAGCGATCGGATCCGGTCCGTCCAGTGTGCGGCCGGCAATGCGAGGTCGACCGACCCGAAGACGTGATCGACCACCAGCACTTCCAGCGCCTGCCGATCGGTGACGTACCGGTACAGGCCCATGGTGGCCATCCCGAGTTCCTTCGCGACGGCGCGCATGGTCAGCGCCGTCAAGCCGTCCCGGTCGATCACCGCCAGGGCGGCGGCGACCAGTTGGTCGTCGGTGAGCGATCGCGGCCTGGGCACGGATTGACAGCGTACTGGATACGCGCATAATGATTATAGGCGTACAAAGTACTCTTAAGGAGAGCCCGCATGTCGCATCCGGACCCGGTATCCGCCCGCACACTCACCAGCCTCACCGGCGAACACATTCCGATCCCTTCCCCCGGGCATCTGGTCCACCTGCAGTTCCGGCGCTTCGCCGGATGCCCGGTCTGCACTCTGCACCTGCGCTCGATCGTGGCCGGACTGGCCGATATCCGAGCCGCCGGCATCCGGGAAGTGGTCGTCTTCCACTCCTCCGCCGCGGAACTGCGCAAATACACAGCCGACCTGCCCCTGGACGTGATCCCCGATCCC
This genomic window contains:
- a CDS encoding acyl-CoA dehydrogenase family protein, with protein sequence MFTSTERAREYRRTLLTFMDECVYPAEPVYAEQMAAAGDPHHQPQVLEDLKIEAKKRDLWNLFHPHPEWGPGLTNLEYAPLAEIMGRSPALAPEACNCSAPDTGNMEVFTLFGTEEHKQRWLEPLLDGTIRSAFAMTEPGVASSDATNVEMRMERDGDDYVLNGRKWFASNAMHAHCKVLIVMGKTDPDAPKHRQQSMMVVPIDAPGVTVVRNLPVFGYVDREGHAEIDFTDVRVPLTDVLKGEGEGFAISQARLGPGRIHHAMRAIGMAERALELMCARADSRTTFGRKVSERANIRDWIAEARIDIEQARLLTLKTAWMMDTVGNKEARTEIAAIKIAAPVMALRIVDRAIQVYGAAGVTEDFPLASMYAHLRTLRIADGPDEVHKLTIARAELGKARAAAEAAGS
- a CDS encoding cytochrome P450 codes for the protein MTTSDYRRQAHPVVHGSPIDSDDPRVPLYLPEFAADPHRVYREMRARYGSLAPVELAPGVPATLVIGYSTALRVLNDPERFPADPRTWQKDIPAECPILPLLEWRPMASRCAGQEFVRYRQAITASMDEVDMYAIHTVVENIAGPLINSFCQDGHAELIQQYVFPLAFQVINYLLGCPPEIGQQVAAGTAALLEGVDAEAGSRMLGEALMNLVQLKGAEPGRDITSVLLQHPVALTEEEVSHHVSQVYGTGIEFELNLIVNTLLLILTDERFGGSVLGGNLTSRDALDEVLFNDPPLANLLITYPRMPILLDDVWLPAHQPVVISMAACNNDPSIRASELTGNRAHLAWGLGPHACPAQSLAYIVAEGAIDQLLDALPEMRAEFPDGEPAWRPGPFHRSLSALPVTFPPGAPLLGFGDGSARPAIRA
- a CDS encoding aminoglycoside phosphotransferase family protein, whose amino-acid sequence is MNHKLWLLGRLAAVGGHILGEKITGHRARAIADVPASGAALTAEWLTAVLCRETPGAEVVSFDIAGGSSGTSTRVAIRVEYNDAGKTAGLPEALFAKTTTSLSQRILLGGGKMIDGETRFFRDFRPKLDIQAPLGYWGASDPASWRSIALMEDIAATRGAVFSEPTAPIGRDEMEDLVRNLARVHGTYWEDPAIEVLKTTNEALRAYLAAIDMKTRCAVGLERADEVVPENLKGQAARLWAGVERAVDMATRDLPHTLLHGDPHIGQTYRTAEGRMGYVDWQVVMRGGWGHDFAYTVNSGCEPEDRRAWAPDLLAAYLEELSLAGGAAPAFDDAWLIYRQQSMFAYAAWAFTIGRAAYQPRMQSTETCLTLMRRITTAIDDNESLDALGV
- a CDS encoding FitA-like ribbon-helix-helix domain-containing protein, with amino-acid sequence MVTLSVRHVPDAVYRALRVRAVNHGRSTEAEILAILEDVVTRAPERARLGSVLAGERPDDDWESSGPHAPPDAR
- a CDS encoding TetR/AcrR family transcriptional regulator, whose translation is MPRPRSLTDDQLVAAALAVIDRDGLTALTMRAVAKELGMATMGLYRYVTDRQALEVLVVDHVFGSVDLALPAAHWTDRIRSLMDRLRVAVAKHPAAVPLILRHRQAARASLRLIDTMLAVLTDGGFTGADRVVAQRTLIGYLLGFLQNEHYAALSGAGTITMSELRPADFPYLAHTAADARSVPPDEEFRRGLDIVLRGLTAG